The Acinetobacter pittii genome contains a region encoding:
- the benA gene encoding benzoate 1,2-dioxygenase large subunit, with the protein MPRIPVINTSHLDRIDELLVDNIDTGEFKLHRSVFTDEALFDLEMKYIFEGNWVYLAHESQIPNNNDYYTTHIGRQPVIIARNRNGELNAMINACSHRGAQLCRHKRGNKATYTCPFHGWTFNNSGKLLKVKDPSEAGYSDCFNQEGSHDLKKVARFESYKGFLFGSLNPDVPSLEEFLGETTKIIDMIVDQSEHGLEVLRGSSTYTYEGNWKLTAENGADGYHVSAVHWNYAATTQHRKETQAADNIRAMSAGSWGKQGGGSYGFENGHMLLWTQWANPEDRPNFPKADEYTEKYGEAMSKWMIERSRNLCLYPNVYLMDQFGSQIRVLRPLSVNRTEVTIYCIAPKGEAPEARARRIRQYEDFFNASGMATPDDLEEFRACQAGYAGIALEWNDMCRGSKHWIYGPDDAANEIGLKPMLSGIKTEDEGLYLAQHQYWLHTMKHAIASEKEIADQGETA; encoded by the coding sequence ATGCCACGTATTCCTGTAATCAATACTAGCCATCTTGACCGTATTGATGAATTACTTGTAGATAATATCGATACAGGTGAATTTAAACTTCATCGCTCAGTGTTTACTGACGAAGCCCTATTTGACCTCGAAATGAAATATATCTTCGAAGGTAATTGGGTTTACTTAGCACACGAAAGCCAAATTCCAAATAATAATGACTACTACACCACTCACATTGGTCGTCAGCCAGTCATTATTGCCCGCAACCGTAACGGCGAACTCAATGCCATGATCAATGCGTGTTCACACCGCGGAGCACAACTTTGCCGTCACAAGCGTGGTAACAAAGCAACATATACCTGCCCTTTCCACGGCTGGACGTTTAACAACTCAGGTAAACTTTTAAAAGTTAAAGATCCAAGCGAAGCTGGTTACTCGGACTGCTTTAACCAAGAAGGCTCACATGACCTTAAAAAAGTGGCTCGTTTTGAGAGCTACAAAGGTTTCTTATTTGGTAGCTTAAATCCCGATGTTCCTTCACTTGAAGAATTCTTGGGTGAAACCACCAAAATCATCGACATGATTGTTGACCAGTCTGAACATGGCCTTGAAGTTTTACGTGGTTCATCTACCTATACCTATGAAGGCAACTGGAAACTCACCGCTGAAAATGGTGCCGATGGTTACCACGTTTCTGCTGTTCACTGGAACTACGCAGCAACAACTCAACACCGTAAAGAAACTCAAGCTGCCGATAACATCCGTGCGATGAGTGCAGGTTCTTGGGGTAAACAAGGCGGTGGCTCGTATGGCTTTGAAAATGGCCACATGTTGCTTTGGACACAATGGGCAAACCCAGAAGACCGTCCAAACTTCCCGAAAGCAGACGAATACACCGAAAAATACGGTGAAGCGATGTCGAAATGGATGATTGAGCGCTCACGTAACTTGTGTCTCTATCCAAATGTTTATTTGATGGACCAGTTCGGTTCGCAAATTCGTGTACTTCGCCCACTTTCAGTTAATAGAACTGAAGTCACCATTTACTGTATCGCACCTAAAGGCGAAGCACCCGAAGCTCGCGCACGTCGTATCCGTCAATATGAAGATTTCTTTAATGCATCAGGTATGGCAACACCGGACGATTTAGAAGAATTCCGTGCTTGTCAGGCAGGCTACGCAGGTATTGCCCTTGAGTGGAATGACATGTGCCGTGGTTCAAAACACTGGATTTATGGACCAGATGATGCAGCGAACGAAATCGGTTTAAAACCCATGTTAAGTGGTATCAAAACTGAAGATGAGGGACTTTATCTTGCCCAGCATCAATATTGGTTACACACCATGAAACACGCGATTGCATCAGAGAAAGAAATTGCTGATCAGGGAGAAACAGCATGA
- a CDS encoding GFA family protein, translating to MAYTASCLCNGIQLQINSELAPIMVCHCTQCQKAQGAAFAAITQVQKSNLNIVQGEKLLQAYFASPNKKRVFCKTCGSPIWSERLDKPEVVRLRVGLINEEISTSVISHAFVSSKVKWYPICDNARQYQNGVENP from the coding sequence ATGGCTTATACAGCTTCTTGTCTTTGTAATGGGATTCAACTGCAAATTAATAGCGAATTAGCACCCATCATGGTTTGTCATTGTACACAATGTCAAAAAGCACAAGGAGCTGCTTTTGCTGCCATTACCCAAGTACAAAAAAGTAACTTAAATATTGTGCAAGGTGAAAAGCTTTTACAGGCTTATTTTGCTTCTCCAAACAAAAAGAGAGTGTTCTGTAAAACTTGTGGTTCACCGATCTGGAGTGAACGTCTAGATAAACCTGAGGTGGTGCGTTTAAGGGTAGGTCTGATTAATGAGGAAATATCGACGTCAGTCATCTCTCATGCTTTTGTGTCTTCAAAAGTGAAGTGGTATCCAATTTGCGATAATGCTCGCCAATACCAAAATGGGGTAGAAAACCCTTAA
- the cueR gene encoding Cu(I)-responsive transcriptional regulator — protein sequence MNIGQASKHSGISAKMIRYYEEIGLLEAAQRSASGYRIYSETDLKTLNFLKHARELGFSSEQMKELISLWKNTDRQSAEVKALTVKHIAELKQKIAHLQEMVNILQASADDCCGNQQASCAILDHIEKGVGVS from the coding sequence ATGAATATCGGTCAGGCATCCAAACATTCGGGCATTTCGGCGAAAATGATTCGCTATTATGAAGAAATCGGTTTACTTGAAGCAGCTCAGCGTTCTGCTTCTGGCTATCGTATTTACTCAGAAACAGACCTTAAAACTTTAAACTTTTTAAAACACGCGAGAGAGTTAGGTTTTTCATCAGAACAGATGAAAGAGCTTATTTCGCTTTGGAAAAACACAGATCGGCAGAGTGCTGAGGTGAAAGCCTTAACCGTAAAACACATTGCCGAATTAAAACAGAAAATTGCTCATCTACAAGAAATGGTCAATATTTTGCAGGCTTCAGCCGATGATTGCTGCGGTAACCAACAAGCTTCTTGTGCCATCTTAGATCATATTGAAAAAGGTGTGGGTGTAAGCTAA
- a CDS encoding XRE family transcriptional regulator, translating to MALKDRLKDSRIKAKKTQAEVAEAVKMSQPAYQALESGKNLKSAFLPLIAQFLGVDGYWLTTGNTEDSFRESDVFSPTVVSAESTDQYVWIEVVEANFSCGTGESIEFHFDAINGKIPFPASFFKEKRVAQECMRIIKAKGDSMTDYIKDGDLVGIDISQSEVIDGEIYAVYFAGEGMIKQIFKEADGSLILHSLNEKFRDRRVTEENGKNFKVMGRQFWRAG from the coding sequence ATGGCTCTTAAAGACCGTTTAAAAGATTCTAGAATTAAAGCCAAAAAAACTCAGGCTGAAGTGGCAGAAGCAGTAAAAATGTCTCAGCCAGCCTATCAGGCTTTAGAATCGGGGAAAAATTTGAAATCTGCGTTTCTTCCTTTAATTGCTCAGTTTTTAGGTGTGGATGGTTATTGGTTAACAACTGGCAATACAGAAGATTCATTTAGAGAAAGCGACGTATTTAGCCCTACTGTGGTGAGTGCTGAATCTACCGATCAATATGTCTGGATTGAAGTTGTAGAAGCTAACTTTTCTTGTGGTACGGGTGAATCTATAGAGTTTCACTTTGATGCTATTAATGGAAAAATTCCTTTCCCCGCTTCATTCTTTAAAGAAAAACGTGTTGCTCAAGAATGCATGCGTATTATTAAAGCAAAGGGCGATAGCATGACCGACTACATTAAAGATGGAGATTTGGTGGGTATTGATATCTCACAGTCTGAAGTCATTGATGGTGAGATTTATGCGGTTTACTTTGCTGGCGAAGGAATGATTAAACAAATTTTTAAAGAAGCAGACGGTTCTTTAATTTTGCATAGCTTAAATGAAAAATTTAGAGATCGACGTGTAACTGAAGAGAACGGAAAGAACTTTAAAGTGATGGGCCGTCAGTTTTGGCGGGCAGGCTAA
- the actP gene encoding heavy metal translocating P-type ATPase, producing MDSKNTKLPAYSETLPIEGMTCASCVGRVEKALKKVENVEIANVNLATEKAVVYSNQPIQREALVKAVERAGYDVPKAAPVELSIEGMTCASCVARVEKALKKVDGVQEATVNLATEQAWVQADNSVNVEDLIRAVKKAGYNAKVSEKNQDEQLDKKASELDQLKKDLIISIVLALPVFILEMGSHLIPAFHMWVMHTIGQYNSWLLQFVLTTLVLVFPCRRFYQKGIPALWRLAPDMNSLVAVGTLAAYSFSVVATFMPHVLPQGTVNVYFEAAAVIVSLILLGRYFEAKAKGRTSQAIQHLVGMQPKTARIQRDGQVVEVAVAEVVSGTIVEIRPGERVPVDGEVVEGHSYIDESMITGEPVPVEKIVGHQVVGGTVNQNGTLNIRATAVGSSSVLSQIIRMVEQAQGSKLPIQDLVDKVTMWFVPVVMLIAAITFLVWFILGPEPALTFGLVNAVAVLIIACPCAMGLATPTSIMVGTGRGAELGVLFRKGEALQLLQEAQVVAVDKTGTLTEGKPTLTDFNVQSGFERKQLLTFVASIEAKSEHPIALAIVQAAESEGLNLLPVTAFNSITGSGIEAEVSGQKVQIGADRYMHQLGLDTSSFQAIAAQLGEEGKTPLYVAIDQQLAAIIAVADPIKETTYTAIEALHQLGLKVAMITGDNRHTAQAIAKKLNIDEVVAEVLPEGKVDTVRQLQKQYGRLAFVGDGINDAPALAQADVGLAIGTGTDVAIEAADVVLMSGSLKGVPNAIALSKATMRNIRQNLFWAFVYNVALIPIAAGALYPAFGVLLSPMFAAGAMALSSVFVLGNALRLKRFHAPVQ from the coding sequence ATGGACTCAAAAAACACAAAATTGCCAGCATATAGTGAAACACTTCCAATCGAAGGCATGACCTGTGCCTCGTGTGTAGGTCGTGTCGAAAAAGCACTTAAGAAAGTTGAAAATGTAGAAATTGCCAACGTTAATTTGGCAACAGAGAAAGCCGTTGTTTATTCAAATCAACCGATTCAGCGTGAAGCATTGGTTAAAGCAGTTGAACGAGCTGGTTATGATGTTCCAAAAGCTGCGCCAGTGGAGTTGTCTATTGAGGGCATGACCTGTGCATCTTGTGTTGCACGAGTTGAAAAAGCCCTAAAAAAAGTAGACGGCGTTCAAGAAGCCACAGTCAATTTAGCAACAGAGCAGGCTTGGGTGCAGGCAGATAATTCAGTCAATGTTGAAGACTTAATTCGCGCTGTTAAAAAAGCAGGTTATAACGCGAAAGTATCTGAAAAAAATCAAGATGAGCAACTCGATAAAAAAGCGTCAGAGTTAGATCAGCTCAAAAAAGATTTGATCATTTCGATTGTGTTGGCTTTACCTGTGTTTATTTTGGAAATGGGTTCACATCTAATTCCAGCTTTTCACATGTGGGTCATGCACACCATTGGTCAATACAATAGCTGGCTTTTACAGTTTGTTTTAACCACCTTAGTTCTTGTTTTTCCTTGTCGCCGTTTTTACCAAAAAGGTATCCCAGCCTTATGGCGTTTAGCGCCAGATATGAACTCGCTGGTTGCTGTTGGAACTTTGGCTGCTTACAGTTTCTCAGTTGTAGCAACCTTTATGCCGCATGTGTTACCACAAGGCACGGTCAATGTTTACTTTGAAGCGGCTGCCGTTATTGTTAGTTTAATTTTACTTGGGCGATATTTTGAAGCCAAAGCTAAAGGACGTACTTCGCAAGCGATTCAACATTTGGTAGGAATGCAGCCAAAAACAGCCCGTATTCAACGTGACGGTCAAGTGGTGGAAGTTGCTGTTGCCGAAGTGGTCAGTGGAACTATTGTAGAAATTCGTCCGGGTGAACGTGTGCCAGTCGATGGTGAGGTGGTTGAAGGGCACAGCTATATTGATGAATCTATGATTACGGGTGAGCCTGTTCCTGTTGAAAAAATAGTAGGGCATCAGGTGGTCGGGGGTACAGTCAATCAAAACGGTACTCTAAACATTCGGGCAACCGCCGTTGGTTCTTCGTCTGTACTTTCACAAATTATTCGAATGGTTGAACAAGCCCAAGGTTCTAAACTTCCAATTCAGGACTTAGTCGATAAAGTCACTATGTGGTTTGTGCCTGTAGTCATGTTAATTGCTGCAATTACTTTCTTGGTTTGGTTTATTTTGGGGCCAGAGCCTGCGCTGACTTTTGGTTTAGTGAATGCTGTTGCGGTACTGATCATTGCTTGTCCTTGTGCGATGGGACTTGCAACACCAACTTCTATTATGGTCGGTACTGGACGTGGTGCTGAGTTAGGTGTCTTGTTCCGTAAAGGTGAAGCTTTACAGCTTTTACAAGAAGCGCAGGTCGTTGCAGTTGATAAAACGGGTACGCTCACCGAAGGCAAACCGACACTGACAGACTTTAATGTGCAATCAGGTTTTGAACGTAAACAATTGCTGACTTTCGTTGCCTCTATCGAAGCCAAGTCTGAACATCCAATTGCGCTTGCCATTGTTCAAGCAGCAGAAAGTGAAGGCTTAAACTTATTACCCGTAACAGCATTTAACTCAATTACAGGTTCAGGTATTGAAGCGGAAGTTTCAGGCCAAAAAGTACAAATTGGCGCAGATCGTTATATGCACCAACTTGGTTTAGATACCAGCTCATTCCAAGCGATTGCTGCTCAATTGGGTGAAGAAGGCAAAACACCACTCTATGTTGCCATTGACCAGCAACTTGCAGCAATTATTGCCGTGGCAGATCCAATTAAAGAAACAACCTATACTGCGATTGAGGCCTTACATCAGCTTGGGTTAAAGGTTGCAATGATTACTGGAGACAACCGTCATACGGCACAAGCCATTGCCAAAAAGCTGAACATTGATGAAGTTGTGGCCGAGGTTTTACCCGAGGGCAAAGTGGACACAGTTCGCCAACTGCAAAAACAATATGGTCGCTTAGCTTTTGTTGGTGATGGTATTAACGACGCACCAGCCTTGGCGCAAGCAGACGTGGGCTTAGCCATTGGTACAGGAACTGATGTTGCTATTGAAGCTGCCGATGTGGTGCTGATGTCAGGCAGTTTAAAAGGCGTACCGAACGCAATTGCGCTAAGTAAAGCAACTATGCGAAACATACGCCAAAACCTGTTCTGGGCATTTGTATATAACGTTGCACTTATTCCAATTGCAGCAGGTGCCCTATATCCAGCATTTGGTGTGTTACTTTCACCTATGTTTGCAGCAGGCGCGATGGCACTTTCTTCAGTCTTTGTTTTAGGCAATGCGTTACGCTTAAAACGCTTTCATGCGCCAGTACAGTAA
- the benC gene encoding benzoate 1,2-dioxygenase electron transfer component BenC, with amino-acid sequence MSNHNIALQFEDGVTRFINVAQGETLSDAAYRQKINIPLDCRDGACGTCRAFCESGSYDMPEETYIEDALTPEEAEQGYILACQCRPTSDAVFQIQASSDVCKTEIHSFQGTLARVENLSDSTITFDIQLDEGQPDIHFLAGQYVNVAIPETGETRSYSFSSKPGNRLTGFVVRNVPNGKMSEFLSKNAKAGDKMTFTGPFGSFYLRNVARPVLMLAGGTGIAPFMSMLQVLEEKGSEQPVRLVFGVTNDFDLVALEKLNELQAKFPWFEYRTVVASSESNHERKGYVTGHIESEWLNGGDVDVYLCGPVPMVEAVRGWLETENIKPANFLFEKFSAN; translated from the coding sequence ATGTCAAACCACAATATCGCACTTCAATTTGAAGATGGTGTTACACGTTTCATTAACGTAGCTCAAGGCGAAACCCTATCTGACGCAGCCTATCGCCAAAAAATTAATATTCCTTTGGATTGCCGTGATGGTGCATGTGGAACTTGCCGCGCATTTTGCGAATCCGGTAGTTATGACATGCCAGAAGAAACCTATATTGAAGATGCATTAACCCCTGAAGAAGCTGAGCAAGGCTATATTCTTGCTTGCCAATGTCGCCCAACTTCCGATGCTGTATTTCAGATTCAGGCGTCATCAGATGTCTGCAAAACAGAAATTCATAGCTTCCAAGGTACCCTAGCCCGCGTTGAAAACTTATCAGATTCAACCATCACTTTTGACATTCAACTTGATGAAGGTCAACCGGATATTCATTTCCTTGCAGGTCAATACGTCAACGTTGCAATTCCAGAAACTGGCGAAACACGTTCCTATTCATTTAGCTCAAAACCGGGCAATCGCTTAACAGGCTTTGTGGTACGTAATGTACCAAATGGCAAGATGAGTGAATTCTTAAGCAAGAATGCTAAAGCTGGCGACAAAATGACATTTACAGGTCCATTCGGTAGCTTCTACTTACGTAATGTAGCGCGTCCAGTGCTAATGCTTGCAGGCGGTACTGGTATTGCCCCATTTATGTCGATGTTACAAGTGCTTGAAGAAAAAGGTTCAGAACAACCAGTTCGTTTAGTCTTTGGTGTCACCAATGACTTTGATTTGGTTGCTCTAGAAAAACTCAATGAGTTGCAGGCGAAATTCCCATGGTTTGAATATCGAACTGTGGTCGCAAGCTCTGAGAGTAACCATGAACGCAAAGGCTATGTCACTGGTCATATTGAAAGTGAATGGTTAAACGGTGGCGATGTCGATGTTTATCTATGTGGTCCAGTGCCAATGGTAGAAGCGGTACGTGGCTGGTTAGAAACTGAAAATATCAAACCTGCTAACTTCTTATTTGAAAAATTCTCTGCGAATTAA
- a CDS encoding four-helix bundle copper-binding protein has product MEMQQETNPSLFCDTSTSIQACIECMIACKTCAAACLQEEHVSMMRECIKHCMTCVEICQLCTSLELRNSELAEPVMQLCANACQLCAAECSKHEHEHCQICAKACLACAQACLAYRA; this is encoded by the coding sequence ATGGAAATGCAACAAGAAACCAACCCTTCTTTATTTTGTGATACCTCTACCTCAATCCAAGCATGCATTGAATGTATGATTGCATGCAAAACCTGTGCAGCAGCCTGTTTGCAAGAAGAACATGTAAGTATGATGCGTGAATGTATTAAGCATTGCATGACATGCGTAGAGATCTGCCAACTTTGTACGTCGTTAGAACTAAGAAACTCAGAACTAGCAGAGCCAGTAATGCAACTTTGTGCAAATGCATGTCAACTTTGTGCAGCGGAATGCAGCAAACATGAGCATGAACATTGTCAGATCTGTGCGAAAGCATGTTTAGCCTGTGCTCAAGCTTGTCTTGCCTATCGTGCTTAA
- a CDS encoding LysE family translocator encodes MVSFIFIGLVVTILLTPGPTNTLLASAGIQAGVKQSLKLIPAEVMGYLIAITSWGILLESVSHFIPWLPALLKLISATFILYLAFKLWITSTNDIKLDSPLITPKALFVATLLNPKALLFASAIFPHAAWEVLHVYFVHIAIFLSLITPIAFLWIAFGTVLISNKVTWLNQRNLQRTAAFILTFFAMPIGYSAISSF; translated from the coding sequence ATGGTGTCATTTATATTTATTGGACTTGTGGTCACCATTTTGTTGACTCCAGGCCCAACGAATACATTGTTAGCCTCAGCCGGAATACAAGCAGGGGTGAAGCAGTCTCTTAAACTTATTCCTGCTGAAGTGATGGGTTATCTCATTGCAATTACTTCGTGGGGTATTTTGCTGGAGTCAGTTTCACATTTTATCCCTTGGCTTCCTGCCTTATTAAAGTTAATAAGTGCAACTTTTATTCTCTACCTTGCATTTAAACTTTGGATAACATCAACAAATGACATCAAATTAGACAGCCCACTGATTACGCCTAAGGCTTTATTTGTTGCAACACTTTTAAACCCTAAAGCTTTACTCTTTGCTTCTGCTATTTTTCCACATGCAGCATGGGAAGTGCTTCACGTTTATTTTGTGCATATTGCTATTTTTTTATCATTAATTACACCCATTGCATTTTTATGGATTGCTTTTGGAACCGTATTAATTTCAAACAAAGTAACTTGGTTAAACCAACGTAATTTACAACGTACGGCTGCATTTATTTTAACTTTTTTTGCGATGCCAATCGGCTATTCTGCGATTAGCTCATTTTAA
- the xseA gene encoding exodeoxyribonuclease VII large subunit has translation MSEPQFSLSEYLGTVQEVIRLAFDEPVWVKAEIRNLNVKGGHYYLELAEKDAETDKVIASCKATIWKFSASKIVLKFERETGIEISSDLNVLIKIRARFDPQYGFSVNIEEIDSSFTLGEIAKRYQQIIERLTQEGLIHKNKLLPTPFDIQNVLVIAPQNAAGLGDFKKDADALERNGVCHFVYHSATFQGNTAATSLIESLGSGLRQWASTFTFPPDLIVIIRGGGAVNDLAYLNDYELAALLCKRSVPIWVGIGHEKDRTILDEIAHRSFDTPSKVIAGIRNHIVERVQEAVDSLQTIKLLSQHQITTYQSKNDQLLHHIKSSAQNQLNSAHRLLDQMRERIQFSSQQQVKFSLAQIESLMKEILLQNPKQVQAKGYAIVRSEGKAIRSIHQISSPAIAIEMQDGVVEANITQVIPNEE, from the coding sequence ATGTCTGAACCTCAGTTTTCCCTTAGTGAATATCTCGGCACAGTTCAGGAAGTTATCCGTCTGGCCTTTGATGAACCAGTTTGGGTAAAAGCAGAAATTCGAAATTTAAATGTTAAAGGTGGCCATTATTATCTAGAACTCGCAGAAAAAGATGCCGAGACAGATAAAGTCATTGCTAGTTGTAAAGCCACAATCTGGAAATTTTCAGCAAGTAAAATTGTTTTAAAGTTTGAACGTGAAACTGGTATCGAAATCTCAAGTGACTTAAATGTGCTTATCAAAATTAGAGCACGTTTTGATCCTCAATATGGGTTTTCGGTCAATATTGAAGAAATTGACTCAAGCTTTACATTGGGTGAAATTGCTAAACGTTATCAGCAAATTATTGAACGACTCACTCAAGAAGGCTTAATTCATAAAAATAAACTCCTCCCTACTCCTTTTGATATCCAAAATGTTTTAGTGATTGCCCCTCAAAATGCAGCGGGCCTCGGCGACTTTAAAAAAGATGCGGATGCTCTAGAGAGAAATGGGGTTTGCCATTTTGTGTATCACAGCGCGACATTTCAAGGAAATACGGCTGCAACCAGTTTGATTGAGTCTTTAGGTTCAGGTTTAAGACAATGGGCCAGCACATTTACATTTCCACCAGATTTGATTGTGATTATTCGTGGTGGTGGTGCTGTTAATGACTTGGCTTATTTAAATGATTATGAGCTTGCCGCTCTGCTCTGCAAACGCAGTGTACCGATTTGGGTGGGAATTGGTCATGAAAAAGACCGTACTATCTTAGATGAGATTGCACACCGTTCGTTTGATACACCGAGTAAAGTGATTGCTGGTATTCGCAACCATATTGTTGAGCGTGTACAAGAAGCAGTAGATAGTCTACAAACCATCAAGCTGCTTTCTCAGCATCAAATCACGACCTATCAAAGCAAGAATGATCAACTGCTTCATCACATTAAGTCATCCGCACAAAATCAACTTAACTCGGCGCATCGCTTGCTTGATCAGATGAGAGAACGTATTCAGTTCAGCTCACAGCAACAAGTTAAATTTTCATTAGCTCAAATCGAATCTTTAATGAAGGAAATTCTTTTGCAAAATCCTAAACAGGTCCAAGCCAAGGGCTATGCAATTGTCAGATCCGAAGGAAAAGCGATTCGCTCTATCCATCAAATTTCAAGCCCTGCCATTGCTATTGAAATGCAAGATGGTGTGGTAGAAGCCAACATTACACAGGTAATCCCAAATGAAGAATGA
- the xseB gene encoding exodeoxyribonuclease VII small subunit, whose product MKNEELTFKDAHDILKKNAELLESQESPDIDNLMKIVEESITAYKACKSRIEAVQQALDETFKE is encoded by the coding sequence ATGAAGAATGAAGAGTTAACCTTTAAGGACGCCCATGACATTTTGAAGAAAAATGCCGAATTATTAGAATCTCAAGAAAGCCCAGATATTGATAATTTAATGAAAATCGTTGAAGAATCGATTACTGCTTATAAAGCGTGTAAGTCACGTATAGAAGCTGTTCAGCAAGCTTTAGATGAAACATTTAAAGAATAA
- a CDS encoding heavy-metal-associated domain-containing protein, with product MNMKLLIENMTCGGCARGVTATIQDVDPNAKVDVDLATKIVTVESSESIDKITEALEENGFPAKVQ from the coding sequence ATGAACATGAAACTACTTATTGAAAATATGACTTGTGGTGGCTGCGCTCGTGGAGTGACTGCGACGATTCAGGACGTCGATCCAAATGCAAAAGTAGATGTAGACTTAGCGACCAAAATCGTGACTGTTGAAAGCAGTGAAAGCATCGACAAAATTACCGAAGCACTTGAAGAAAATGGTTTCCCAGCGAAAGTGCAATAA
- the benM gene encoding LysR family transcriptional regulator, which yields MELRHLRYFVAVVEEQSFTKAAEKLFIAQPPLSRQIQNLESELGIQLFERGSRPLQTTPAGHFFYQHALKLLSNAEEIKSMTKRIGLIERSVTIGFVGSLLYGLLPRIIYLFRQQQPHLNIQLMELSTTEQLQALKEGRIDVGFGRLRISDPAVRRILLRKERLVVAAHTSHPIAQRTEGVYLADLIDEKMFMYPTSPKPNFSTQLLNIFAEHSLVPKNMHEIREIQLALGLVAAGEGLCIIPASADTIRFPHLNYIPILDNGAVSPIFITARAMDRSEDLQLLFDCIYQVYDLEGIPYKRTVFTLDQNPIDDSDGIDF from the coding sequence ATGGAACTAAGACATTTACGGTATTTTGTGGCTGTTGTTGAAGAGCAGAGCTTTACAAAAGCTGCGGAAAAACTATTTATTGCTCAACCACCTTTGAGTCGACAGATTCAAAATTTGGAAAGTGAGCTTGGAATTCAACTGTTTGAGCGTGGAAGCCGTCCTTTACAGACAACCCCAGCCGGACATTTCTTTTATCAGCACGCCCTTAAACTTTTGTCGAATGCTGAAGAAATAAAAAGTATGACCAAACGTATTGGTCTAATTGAACGTAGTGTGACGATTGGTTTTGTCGGGTCTTTACTCTATGGTTTACTGCCTCGAATCATTTATTTATTTCGGCAACAACAACCTCATTTGAATATTCAATTAATGGAGTTAAGTACAACCGAGCAACTACAGGCATTAAAAGAAGGACGTATTGATGTTGGATTTGGACGCCTAAGAATTAGTGATCCTGCGGTGAGACGTATTTTGCTACGTAAAGAACGCTTGGTGGTTGCTGCGCATACGAGTCATCCGATTGCTCAGCGTACGGAAGGGGTATATTTGGCCGATCTCATTGATGAAAAGATGTTTATGTATCCCACTTCGCCGAAACCCAATTTTTCGACCCAGCTTTTGAACATTTTTGCCGAACATAGTTTGGTTCCAAAAAATATGCATGAAATACGGGAAATTCAACTGGCTTTGGGCTTGGTGGCAGCGGGTGAAGGTTTGTGTATTATTCCTGCCAGTGCCGATACTATTCGCTTTCCTCATTTAAATTACATTCCGATTTTAGATAACGGCGCAGTCAGTCCGATTTTCATTACGGCACGCGCAATGGACCGAAGTGAAGACTTACAGCTTTTGTTTGATTGTATTTATCAGGTGTATGATCTTGAAGGTATTCCATATAAACGCACCGTTTTCACGCTCGATCAGAATCCGATAGATGATTCAGACGGTATCGATTTTTAA